A window of Apodemus sylvaticus chromosome 9, mApoSyl1.1, whole genome shotgun sequence contains these coding sequences:
- the LOC127692405 gene encoding gamma-crystallin B, translating to MGKITFFEDRGFQGRCYECSSDCPNLQTYFSRCNSIRVDSGCWMLYERPNYQGHQYFLRRGEYPDYQQWMGFSDSIRSCRLIPQHSGTYRMRIYERDDFRGQMSEITDDCLSLQDRFHLSEIHSLNVMEGCWVLYEMPSYRGRQYLLRPGEYRRYLDWGAANAKVGSFRRVMDFY from the exons ATGGGAAAG ATCACCTTCTTCGAGGACCGAGGCTTCCAGGGCCGCTGCTATGAGTGCAGCAGCGACTGCCCCAACCTGCAGACCTACTTCAGCCGCTGCAACTCCATCCGCGTGGACAGTGGCTGCTGGATGCTCTATGAGCGCCCCAACTACCAGGGCCACCAGTACTTCCTGAGACGTGGAGAGTACCCCGACTACCAGCAGTGGATGGGTTTCAGCGACTCCATCCGCTCCTGCCGCCTCATCCCCCAA cacTCTGGCACTTACAGAATGAGGATCTACGAAAGAGATGACTTCAGAGGACAAATGTCAGAGATCACAGATGACTGCCTCTCTCTTCAGGATCGCTTCCACCTCAGCGAAATTCACTCCCTCAATGTAATGGAAGGCTGCTGGGTCCTCTATGAGATGCCTAGCTACAGGGGACGGCAGTACCTGCTCAGGCCCGGAGAGTACAGGAGATATCTTGACTGGGGGGCTGCGAATGCCAAAGTTGGCTCTTTTAGACGAGTCATGGATTTTTACTGA